Genomic segment of Kibdelosporangium phytohabitans:
GACTCCTCTCGATCGATCGATCGATAGACTCAGCTGGTACGTTAGACGTGGTTCAGCGGACCGGTCAACAACAGCGGGGGCGGACATGTCGCAGACCACAGCGCGCCGCGTCCGGCTGGCCGCGATCGAACTGTTCGCCACCCGCGGCTTCCACGGCACCGGGATCCGCGATCTCGCCGAGGCCGCTGGCCTGTCGTCGGCGACCCTGTACCACTACATGGGCACCAAGGAGGACCTGCTCGTCTCGATCATGCGAGCCAGCCTCGACCGGCTGGTCGCCGCCGCCCGCCAGGTCACCGCCGACGTGCCGGACCCGCTCGGCCGCGTCACCAACCTGGTCGCGCTGCACGTCTACACGCACGCCGAGCAGCAGCTGGAAACGCGGGTGGTCGACGGTGAGATCCGCGCGTTGTCGCCGCAACGCCGTCCCGGGATCATCGCACTGCGCGACGAGTACGAAGCCTGCTGGCAGACAGCGATCGACGACGGCTGCGACCGGGGGCTGCTGCGCCCCAGTTCCCGCAGCGTCGCCCGGCTGGCGCTGCTGGAGATGTGCAGCGGGATCTCGCGCTGGTACTCGCCGACGGGACCGTTCACTTTGGACGAACTGGCCGAGCGCTACATCGAGATGTCACTCGGCCTGCTCGGCGCGCCCGGTCCGGCCGCCAAGCCCGACCTCGGGCCGGTCCGGGCGATCGTCGCCGCCAACTGGCCGGATTGAGTACGCTGGGGCACGTGACAGCCCGGCGCCTGCTCCTGCTGGTGGTCGCCGCTGTCCTGATGTCGCTGGTTCTCACGCCGCGCAGCGAGCCCGTGCCACCGCCGTCGCCGGACAACGAGACCGTCGCGGTCGAACAGACCGTGGTGAAGGCCGTTCCCCCGATCCGAGACGCCGGACGCCCCGCGGCGGACCCGGGACTGCTGAAAGTGCAAAGCCTCGCCGAGATGACCAGCACCGAGCCGGTGCCGGCGATGCTGGGCGAGCAGGACGAGGACGTGCCGCTGGTCTCGCGCGACGCGGCGCTCCCGGTCGCGGACGACCGCGGACCTCCTGCCGGACAGGCAGTGCTCTGACACCCCTGTCCGTTCTTTTCAGCTAGGAGACTCCCTTGTCGCGCGTTCCCGCGCGGCGAGGCATGACTGGGCGCCTCATCACGTGCCTTTTCGTGCTCGCCGCGGCTGTGTACCTGTTGCTGACCACCGCGCCCCGCCTGGGGCTGGACCTGCGTGGCGGCACGCAGGTCGTACTGGAGACCAAGGCGGAGGCAGACGACGCCGCCACCGACCGCACGCTGGAAGTGCTGCGCCGCCGCGTCGACCAGCTCGGGGTGGCCGAACCGATGCTGGCGCGATCCGGTGACAACCGGATCGTCATCGAACTGCCCGGTCTGCAGGACCCCCAGGAAGCCATCGAGGTCATCGGCAAGACGGCACAGCTGAGATTCCACTCCGTCACGGGCGTGTCGGGCACCGACGGGCAGCTCGGCCTCGGTCCCGTCGCGCTCACGGGCGAAGGTGTCGAGGACGCGCGAGCCGAGACCAGCCCGCAGGAAGGACCCGGCTGGTTCGTCAGCATCGACTTCACCGGCGACGCCGCGCGGCAGTGGGAGACGCTGACCGGTCAGGCGGCGTGCTCGCCGATGGGCGACCCGAAGCGCCGCGTCGCGATCGTGCTCGACGACAAGGTGATCTCCTCGCCGGAGGTCAACGCGCAGGCCCG
This window contains:
- a CDS encoding TetR/AcrR family transcriptional regulator yields the protein MSQTTARRVRLAAIELFATRGFHGTGIRDLAEAAGLSSATLYHYMGTKEDLLVSIMRASLDRLVAAARQVTADVPDPLGRVTNLVALHVYTHAEQQLETRVVDGEIRALSPQRRPGIIALRDEYEACWQTAIDDGCDRGLLRPSSRSVARLALLEMCSGISRWYSPTGPFTLDELAERYIEMSLGLLGAPGPAAKPDLGPVRAIVAANWPD